In the genome of Eschrichtius robustus isolate mEscRob2 chromosome 12, mEscRob2.pri, whole genome shotgun sequence, one region contains:
- the MLN gene encoding LOW QUALITY PROTEIN: promotilin (The sequence of the model RefSeq protein was modified relative to this genomic sequence to represent the inferred CDS: inserted 1 base in 1 codon), protein MLSRKAVAFLLVVHAAIMLASQTEAYIPIFTYGEVQKMQEKERYEGXKKSLSVQQRSEKVGPLDPAEPLEEEEKEVIKLTAHVETGMRMNSRQLEKYRATLEGLLREVLLSSQKEDHK, encoded by the exons ATGCTGTCCCGCAAGGCCGTGGCCTTTCTGCTGGTGGTGCATGCAGCCATCATGCTGGCTTCCCAGACGGAAGCCTACATTCCCATCTTCACCTACGGCGAAGTCCAGAAGATGCAG GAAAAGGAGCGGTACGAAG CAAAAAAATCCCTGAGTGTACAGCAGAGGTCCGAGAAGGTGGGCCCTCTGGACCCCGCAGAGCCtttggaggaagaagaaaaggaagttatCAAG CTGACTGCTCACGTGGAAACTGGAATGAGGATGAACTCCAGGCAGCTGGAAAAGTACCGGGCCACCCTGGAAGGGCTGCTGCGTGAGGTGCTGCTGTCCAGCCAGAAAG AGGACCACAAGTGA
- the LEMD2 gene encoding LEM domain-containing protein 2 isoform X1, whose product MAGLSDLELRRELQALGFQPGPITDTTRDVYRKKLRRLRGEVRLRGEERLREEARARGEERLREEARARGEERLREEARLREEAPLRARPAASSLRSEPWLSPPASGPAYATFGAYGDIGASATSWSKSRGLAYPARPAPLRRRASVRGSSEEDEDCRPLDRAAPGPGHGVRRWWASSPAPARLSSALLGPDPRPGLRATRAGQAGAARARPEVGRRLERCLSRLLLWASLGLLLVFLGILWVKMGKPSAPQEAEDNMKLLPVDCETKTDEFCQAKQKAALLELLHELYNFLAIQAGNFECGNPEKLKSKCIPVMEAQEYIANVTSSSSAKFEAALTWILSSNKDVGIWLKGEDPSELVTTVDKVVCLESARPRMGVGCRLSRALLTAVTNVLIFFWCLAFLWGLLILLKYRWRKLEEEEQAMYEMVKKIIDVVQDHYVDWEQDMERYPYVGILHVRDSLIPPQSRRRMKRVWDRAVEFLASNESRIQTESHRVAGEDMLVWRWTKPSSFSDSER is encoded by the exons ATGGCGGGCCTCTCGGACCTGGAGCTGCGGCGGGAGCTGCAGGCCCTGGGCTTCCAGCCAGGACCCATCACCGACACTACCCGGGACGTCTACCGCAAGAAGCTGCGCCGCCTGCGGGGCGAGGTCCGGCTGCGCGGCGAGGAGCGGCTGCGGGAGGAGGCTCGGGCAAGGGGCGAGGAGCGGCTGCGGGAGGAGGCCCGGGCAAGGGGCGAGGAGCGGCTGCGGGAGGAGGCCCGGCTGCGCGAGGAGGCTCCGCTTCGCGCCCGGCCAGCCGCGTCCTCCCTGCGGTCGGAGCCCTGGCTCTCCCCGCCGGCCTCGGGCCCGGCCTACGCGACCTTTGGGGCCTACGGCGACATCGGGGCTTCCGCCACTTCCTGGTCCAAGAGCCGCGGCCTCGCCTaccccgcccgccccgcgccGCTCAGACGCCGCGCCTCGGTCCGGGGCAGCTCCGAGGAGGACGAGGACTGCCGGCCACTCGACAGGGCCGCGCCGGGCCCCGGCCACGGAGTCCGTCGGTGGTGGGCCTCGTCCCCGGCCCCGGCGCGGCTGTCCTCCGCCCTCCTCGGCCCCGACCCGCGCCCGGGCCTGCGGGCGACGAGAGCGGGCCAGGCGGGCGCGGCGCGGGCCCGGCCCGAGGTGGGGCGGCGGCTGGAGCGCTGCCTCTCCCGGCTCCTGCTCTGGGCCAGCCTGGGGCTGCTGCTCGTCTTCCTGGGCATCCTCTGGGTGAAGATGGGCAAGCCCTCGGCGCCGCAGGAGGCGGAGGACAACA TGAAATTATTGCCAGTGGACTGTGAGACAAAAACAGATGAG TTCTGTCAGGCCAAGCAGAAGGCGGCCTTGCTGGAGCTGCTGCACGAGCTGTACAACTTCCTGGCCATCCAAGCGG GTAATTTTGAATGTGGAAATCCAGAGAAGCTAAAAAGCAAATGCATTCCTGTAATGGAAGCCCAGGAATATATAGCA AATGTGACCAGCAGCTCCTCCGCCAAGTTTGAAGCCGCACTGACCTGGATACTGAGCAGTAACAAGGACGTGGGCATCTG GTTGAAAGGGGAAGACCCGTCCGAGCTGGTGACCACGGTGGACAAGGTGGTCTGCCTGGAGTCCGCCCGCCCCCGCATGGGTGTTGGCTGCCGCCTGAGCCGCGCCCTGCTCACGGCTGTCACCAATGTGCTTATCTTCTTCTGGT GCTTGGCCTTTCTGTGGGGGCTCCTGATCCTCCTGAAATACCGGTGGCGGAAGTTGGAAGAGGAAGAGCAGGCCATGTATGAGATGGTGAAGAAGATTATAG ATGTGGTCCAAGACCACTACGTGGACTGGGAGCAGGACATGGAGCGCTACCCATACGTGGGCATCCTGCACGTGCGCGACTCCCTGATCCCGCCGCAGAGCCG
- the LEMD2 gene encoding LEM domain-containing protein 2 isoform X2: protein MAGLSDLELRRELQALGFQPGPITDTTRDVYRKKLRRLRGEVRLRGEERLREEARARGEERLREEARARGEERLREEARLREEAPLRARPAASSLRSEPWLSPPASGPAYATFGAYGDIGASATSWSKSRGLAYPARPAPLRRRASVRGSSEEDEDCRPLDRAAPGPGHGVRRWWASSPAPARLSSALLGPDPRPGLRATRAGQAGAARARPEVGRRLERCLSRLLLWASLGLLLVFLGILWVKMGKPSAPQEAEDNMKLLPVDCETKTDEFCQAKQKAALLELLHELYNFLAIQAGNFECGNPEKLKSKCIPVMEAQEYIANVTSSSSAKFEAALTWILSSNKDVGIWLKGEDPSELVTTVDKVVCLESARPRMGVGCRLSRALLTAVTNVLIFFWCLAFLWGLLILLKYRWRKLEEEEQAMYEMVKKIIDVVQDHYVDWEQDMERYPYVGILHVRDSLIPPQSR from the exons ATGGCGGGCCTCTCGGACCTGGAGCTGCGGCGGGAGCTGCAGGCCCTGGGCTTCCAGCCAGGACCCATCACCGACACTACCCGGGACGTCTACCGCAAGAAGCTGCGCCGCCTGCGGGGCGAGGTCCGGCTGCGCGGCGAGGAGCGGCTGCGGGAGGAGGCTCGGGCAAGGGGCGAGGAGCGGCTGCGGGAGGAGGCCCGGGCAAGGGGCGAGGAGCGGCTGCGGGAGGAGGCCCGGCTGCGCGAGGAGGCTCCGCTTCGCGCCCGGCCAGCCGCGTCCTCCCTGCGGTCGGAGCCCTGGCTCTCCCCGCCGGCCTCGGGCCCGGCCTACGCGACCTTTGGGGCCTACGGCGACATCGGGGCTTCCGCCACTTCCTGGTCCAAGAGCCGCGGCCTCGCCTaccccgcccgccccgcgccGCTCAGACGCCGCGCCTCGGTCCGGGGCAGCTCCGAGGAGGACGAGGACTGCCGGCCACTCGACAGGGCCGCGCCGGGCCCCGGCCACGGAGTCCGTCGGTGGTGGGCCTCGTCCCCGGCCCCGGCGCGGCTGTCCTCCGCCCTCCTCGGCCCCGACCCGCGCCCGGGCCTGCGGGCGACGAGAGCGGGCCAGGCGGGCGCGGCGCGGGCCCGGCCCGAGGTGGGGCGGCGGCTGGAGCGCTGCCTCTCCCGGCTCCTGCTCTGGGCCAGCCTGGGGCTGCTGCTCGTCTTCCTGGGCATCCTCTGGGTGAAGATGGGCAAGCCCTCGGCGCCGCAGGAGGCGGAGGACAACA TGAAATTATTGCCAGTGGACTGTGAGACAAAAACAGATGAG TTCTGTCAGGCCAAGCAGAAGGCGGCCTTGCTGGAGCTGCTGCACGAGCTGTACAACTTCCTGGCCATCCAAGCGG GTAATTTTGAATGTGGAAATCCAGAGAAGCTAAAAAGCAAATGCATTCCTGTAATGGAAGCCCAGGAATATATAGCA AATGTGACCAGCAGCTCCTCCGCCAAGTTTGAAGCCGCACTGACCTGGATACTGAGCAGTAACAAGGACGTGGGCATCTG GTTGAAAGGGGAAGACCCGTCCGAGCTGGTGACCACGGTGGACAAGGTGGTCTGCCTGGAGTCCGCCCGCCCCCGCATGGGTGTTGGCTGCCGCCTGAGCCGCGCCCTGCTCACGGCTGTCACCAATGTGCTTATCTTCTTCTGGT GCTTGGCCTTTCTGTGGGGGCTCCTGATCCTCCTGAAATACCGGTGGCGGAAGTTGGAAGAGGAAGAGCAGGCCATGTATGAGATGGTGAAGAAGATTATAG ATGTGGTCCAAGACCACTACGTGGACTGGGAGCAGGACATGGAGCGCTACCCATACGTGGGCATCCTGCACGTGCGCGACTCCCTGATCCCGCCGCAGAGCCG